The bacterium genome has a segment encoding these proteins:
- the uvrA gene encoding excinuclease ABC subunit UvrA has protein sequence MEPKFISIRGAREHNLKNINIDIPRNNLVVITGVSGSGKSSLAYDTLYAEGQRRYIESLSTYARQFLEQMKKPDVDHIFGLPPAIAIEQRKAASNPRSIVATTTEIYDYMRLLFARIGIPHCPACGKIISRQSSSEIIDNILSFPPTKEVKILAPVVRGRKGEYVKVFDEIKKSGFLMVRVDGKYYEVDEKIKLEKYKIHNIEVLIDQFIIGEEERSRVAESVEMGLKVGKGVIIVDDGQKEVFFNENFGCVKCGISFEELSPRMFSFNSPYGTCPECKGLGFLMRIDPDLVIPDKNKTFRKGAIRPWHETGGRGIFLYYRSLLRELLYQFNKGLDDSPSDLTEEQLNILLYGSDEYNFEGVIPNLERLFKQTESERRKEEIMKYIREIKCPVCNGGRLRKEALSVTVGGKSIMDITSMSVKGVKEFFNTLKLNEREKMIAKQILKEIISRLNFMEEVGLDYLTLDRMTHTLSGGEVERIRLATQIGSGLVGVAYILDEPTIGLHQRDNLRLINTLKSLRDLGNTVVVIEHDEEMMKNADWVVDLGPGAGIHGGYVVAEGKVDDIIKVKNSITGKFLSGEREITLPSKRRKPTGKRIKIIGAKHNNLKNINVEIPLGLFVCVTGVSGSGKSSLIEDVLYNALRKILYKSKEEPGEHDAILGIEYINKVVEIDQSPIGRTPRSNPATYTGAFTYIREIFANTEEARIRGYKPGRFSFNVKGGRCEACIGEGITKIEMHFLPDIYIPCEVCKGTRYNKETLEIKYKGKNIAEILDMKVEESVEFFKNFPHLKNKLQTLYDVGLGYISLGQPATTLSGGEAQRIKLAAELSRKGNERTIYILDEPTVGLHLADIEKLLGVLNRLVEKGSSVIVIEHNLEVIKYADWLIDLGPEGGDKGGYVIAQGPPEKIAKNPKSYTGKFLKEKL, from the coding sequence ATGGAACCAAAATTTATAAGTATTAGAGGAGCAAGAGAACATAATCTAAAAAATATAAATATAGACATCCCAAGGAATAATTTAGTAGTAATAACCGGTGTTTCTGGTTCTGGTAAGTCATCCCTTGCTTATGATACCTTATATGCAGAAGGACAGAGAAGGTATATTGAAAGTTTATCTACTTATGCAAGACAATTTTTAGAGCAGATGAAGAAACCAGATGTTGACCATATTTTTGGACTTCCACCTGCAATTGCAATTGAACAGAGAAAAGCCGCCTCAAATCCAAGGTCCATTGTTGCAACAACAACTGAAATTTATGATTATATGAGATTACTTTTTGCGAGAATTGGGATACCTCATTGTCCAGCATGTGGAAAAATTATTTCAAGACAGTCATCTTCCGAAATTATTGATAATATTCTATCTTTTCCACCTACAAAAGAAGTGAAAATTTTAGCGCCTGTTGTAAGAGGAAGAAAAGGAGAGTATGTCAAAGTTTTTGACGAAATTAAGAAAAGTGGTTTTCTTATGGTAAGAGTTGATGGAAAATATTATGAAGTTGATGAAAAAATAAAACTTGAAAAATACAAAATCCATAATATAGAAGTTCTTATTGACCAGTTTATTATAGGAGAAGAAGAAAGAAGTAGGGTAGCAGAAAGTGTTGAAATGGGATTGAAAGTTGGGAAAGGTGTAATTATAGTTGATGATGGGCAGAAGGAAGTTTTTTTCAATGAGAATTTTGGATGCGTTAAATGTGGAATAAGTTTTGAAGAACTTTCACCAAGGATGTTTTCTTTTAATAGTCCTTATGGAACATGTCCTGAATGTAAAGGATTGGGGTTTTTAATGAGAATTGACCCTGACCTTGTAATACCTGATAAAAATAAGACATTTAGAAAAGGAGCAATAAGACCATGGCATGAAACAGGTGGTAGAGGTATTTTTTTGTATTACAGAAGTTTGTTAAGGGAATTACTTTATCAATTTAATAAGGGTCTTGATGATAGTCCTTCTGACTTAACAGAAGAACAACTTAATATTTTGCTTTATGGTTCTGATGAATATAATTTTGAAGGAGTTATTCCAAATTTAGAGCGACTTTTTAAGCAAACAGAAAGTGAAAGAAGAAAAGAAGAAATAATGAAATATATAAGAGAAATAAAATGCCCTGTTTGTAATGGGGGAAGGTTGAGAAAAGAGGCGTTGTCTGTAACTGTTGGGGGAAAATCAATAATGGATATAACTTCTATGAGTGTAAAGGGAGTAAAGGAATTTTTTAATACCTTAAAATTAAATGAAAGAGAAAAAATGATAGCAAAACAGATATTAAAAGAAATAATAAGCAGATTAAATTTTATGGAAGAAGTTGGACTTGATTATTTGACACTTGACAGGATGACTCATACTTTATCTGGTGGAGAAGTTGAAAGAATTCGTCTTGCAACTCAAATTGGTTCAGGACTTGTAGGAGTTGCTTATATTCTTGATGAGCCAACAATAGGACTTCATCAAAGAGATAATTTAAGATTGATAAATACATTGAAATCATTAAGAGACCTTGGCAATACAGTTGTAGTTATAGAGCATGATGAAGAAATGATGAAAAATGCTGATTGGGTTGTTGACCTTGGACCAGGAGCAGGTATTCATGGCGGATATGTTGTTGCAGAAGGAAAAGTAGATGATATTATAAAGGTTAAAAATTCAATTACTGGAAAATTCCTTTCAGGAGAAAGGGAAATTACTTTACCTTCCAAAAGAAGAAAACCAACAGGAAAAAGGATAAAAATCATTGGAGCAAAACATAATAATCTTAAAAATATAAATGTTGAAATTCCATTGGGGCTATTTGTTTGTGTTACAGGTGTTTCTGGCTCAGGGAAAAGTAGTTTAATAGAAGATGTTTTGTATAATGCATTAAGAAAAATTTTATATAAATCAAAAGAAGAGCCAGGTGAACATGATGCAATTTTAGGTATTGAATATATAAATAAAGTTGTTGAAATTGACCAATCACCAATAGGAAGAACTCCAAGGTCAAATCCAGCAACATATACAGGCGCGTTTACCTATATAAGAGAAATTTTTGCAAATACAGAAGAAGCAAGAATCAGAGGGTATAAACCAGGAAGATTCAGTTTCAATGTTAAAGGTGGAAGATGTGAGGCATGCATAGGTGAAGGTATAACAAAAATAGAGATGCATTTTTTACCTGATATTTATATTCCATGTGAAGTATGTAAAGGGACAAGGTATAACAAAGAAACGCTTGAAATAAAATATAAAGGGAAAAATATAGCAGAAATTCTTGATATGAAAGTAGAAGAAAGTGTTGAGTTTTTTAAAAATTTTCCTCATCTGAAAAATAAATTACAAACACTTTATGATGTTGGACTTGGTTATATTTCATTAGGACAACCAGCAACGACTTTATCAGGTGGAGAAGCACAAAGAATTAAACTTGCAGCAGAACTTTCAAGAAAAGGGAATGAAAGGACTATTTATATTCTTGATGAACCAACCGTTGGACTTCATTTAGCAGATATAGAAAAACTTCTTGGTGTTTTGAATAGATTGGTTGAAAAAGGGTCAAGTGTTATTGTAATTGAACATAATTTAGAGGTTATAAAGTATGCTGATTGGCTCATAGACCTTGGACCTGAAGGAGGAGATAAAGGTGGATATGTAATTGCACAAGGACCGCCAGAAAAAATTGCCAAAAACCCAAAATCATATACAGGAAAGTTTTTGAAAGAAAAACTTTAA
- a CDS encoding prepilin-type N-terminal cleavage/methylation domain-containing protein, which produces MKKSKVGNGFTLIEILISMFILVIIFGLITVLFARASTVRKIVVAHSEIQQTLSQMMDTIVHGKRGGWGLADASCIRSITLNEGTYDDTCVSYNTLVAYNETQNETMIVRIASERELTDEGDNTKTLWVGWYSDPLPPDASNFYNEEALIDINNKVELVVNNDEPENTRYSNFTYYDSRGRDIITGELDTETTLVKIVLSAKSKDPGLKNKAPVVLQTAIKLKNALPF; this is translated from the coding sequence ATGAAAAAAAGTAAGGTTGGAAATGGATTTACTCTTATTGAAATTTTGATTTCTATGTTTATTCTTGTCATTATTTTTGGTCTTATAACTGTTCTTTTTGCTAGAGCGTCAACAGTAAGAAAAATTGTTGTTGCACATAGTGAAATTCAACAAACACTTTCTCAAATGATGGATACAATTGTTCATGGTAAAAGAGGTGGTTGGGGACTTGCTGATGCATCTTGTATAAGGTCAATTACTCTTAATGAGGGAACTTATGATGATACATGTGTTTCTTATAATACCCTTGTTGCTTATAATGAAACACAAAATGAAACAATGATTGTTAGAATTGCAAGTGAAAGAGAACTTACTGATGAAGGAGATAATACAAAAACTTTATGGGTTGGTTGGTATTCTGACCCATTACCACCAGATGCCTCCAATTTTTATAATGAAGAAGCACTAATTGATATAAATAATAAAGTAGAACTTGTTGTTAATAATGATGAGCCAGAAAATACAAGATATTCAAATTTTACTTATTATGATAGCAGAGGCAGAGATATTATTACAGGGGAATTGGACACTGAGACAACGCTTGTAAAAATAGTTCTTTCTGCTAAATCAAAAGACCCTGGATTAAAAAACAAGGCACCAGTTGTTTTACAAACAGCAATAAAATTAAAAAATGCTCTTCCTTTTTAA
- a CDS encoding type II secretion system protein, producing the protein MKNYKNGFTLLEMVISIFLIAIVIGIVLLLMSSNMNVVNKANEIMIANALSQYSIEEVKNFEFPPVYSDRWGEQKPEEYGKIVDEIEDENSINIGTGTDFTPPEFQDRFKIERYVIGYGNDTSTPLSNWATSPDYDKAMGLRVIVYVLRRKGNAVLSRREIYISRNGLF; encoded by the coding sequence ATGAAAAATTATAAAAATGGATTTACTCTTCTTGAAATGGTCATTTCTATATTTTTAATTGCTATTGTTATAGGAATAGTTTTACTTTTAATGTCATCAAATATGAATGTTGTAAATAAAGCAAATGAAATAATGATAGCAAATGCTCTTTCTCAATATAGTATTGAAGAAGTTAAAAATTTTGAATTTCCTCCTGTTTATAGTGATAGATGGGGTGAACAGAAACCGGAGGAGTACGGGAAAATAGTTGATGAAATTGAGGATGAAAATTCAATTAATATTGGAACAGGAACTGATTTTACTCCTCCTGAATTTCAGGATAGATTTAAAATTGAAAGATATGTAATTGGATATGGTAATGACACTTCTACACCCCTATCTAACTGGGCGACTTCTCCTGATTATGACAAAGCGATGGGTTTAAGAGTTATTGTTTATGTTTTAAGAAGAAAAGGGAATGCGGTTTTATCAAGAAGAGAAATTTATATTTCAAGAAATGGGTTGTTTTAA